The Girardinichthys multiradiatus isolate DD_20200921_A chromosome 21, DD_fGirMul_XY1, whole genome shotgun sequence genomic sequence CAGCATGGCGTAAAGAATGTGTTGACAGATGGGTCAAACATTCCAAGGAGAGTCCCGTTACTGGGCACCAGAAGTAATACAGCAGGCTGGTCGAGTAAAAGTGATCCTTCAAGCTTGGATTTTAATACTAAAAAGGACATGATTCAGACTGTTTCTTTAGATTCAGGGGCTTTAAGCCCTTCAGCCACTTCACAAATGTCCTGGTCTCCCCTCGCCCTTAACTCTAATGAACAAAGGAATCCCCAAATGGACCTCCAAGGTCGACAACCTTCTCTTAGCTCAAAACCAACAACAAGCAGTCTTCTTCTATCTTTTAGAAGATTCAACTCTAACAACACAAACTCCAGTCAAATTCCTGACCTCCCTGAGGTAAAGCCATTATCCCAGAGCAGTTCTCTCCATAATCACAGACCAAAGCCCATCCTCTCTCCTTCATCTATTTCTTACAGGACAGCTGAAACTGGACCAGTCCTTTCTCCAGTATGTTCCAATCATAGAGAGAGAAACATGTCtgacaagtttttatttttaacttcaccaacaaacataaaaatgaaagacaatTCCTTTACCCAACAGTCTCAGCCAGTACAAATGACCCAGACTAGTTTTTCATCTTCCAAACCTAAGTTGCAGGGTAAGGGTCCTCTAGACAGGCAACAGAATTGTGAGAATTCAGATAATACAAACCCATTCTCAGAGAGCGACATTTCTCCTACCAGATATTTTCAGTATGATCACTCTGcacctttaaaaacacacactctTCCTAAGCGAACCAATCTGAAATCAACTTCCTGGTGGAAACAAGTTTCTCAAGAAAGCAGTTCTCCCATTGTGAAAAATGCAAACAACAATGACTACCAAAAGCCAGACTCTCCAAGTCTGACAGACAACAAAAGATTGAGTACTTATATGTCCAGTTACAGTGACAACAACAACACACCAGAGTTAGTttggaaagaaaacatgaacCTCTCTTTAAAGACTCTGTCACCTGAATCAGAAAAGGCTGCCAACCAGCAGCATGGCTTAAATCTAGACAACAGAGAATCACAAAGGCCTCAGAGTATGCCTGATTGTTGTTCTGCTTTAAAACTTGGCACAGTTTCAGCACAAACAACAACAAGGCACACCAATGTTCCAGACAAGGATGATGAAAGAAAGACTTTGTTTACAGCACATGTACCTGCACCTACTTTGTTTACTCCCATGACCTCAAATCCACCTGCAGATCACTTTGGTAAATACAGTGGCTCTCCACCCAAAACCACCACTGCTCCTACATCTCAAAACAACATGGATACACAAAAGTTGACCAAACTCCCTCTTTTTCATGATTATACCACCACTCCCAGCAGTCAACCTCATGCTTTTTTAGCTATGTCTGACCACTCCTCTGgcccaaacacaaaaaacacattttcattccAGTCTCATCAAGTTTCTTCTAACACCAATGTTCACTCTTCTTCAGCATCAACATCAAAATGTACCAGTAAATCCAATGTCACACCTCTTGGCTTTAAAAGAGGTTATGTCTGCCTTCCTAAACCTTTCCACTCTAAACCTGTGACCAGCCTTATTCCAACTGTAAACACTTTCAACAAAACAAGATGCAGCTCCTTATCAACCACTCCCACCACATCTTCTGCTACCCCTCCTCGTAGCCCGTCCACCCTAAGCCCTCCGGTCGTTCCAGCCATTACATCGCCCACCTCTATAACTGCCTCTTCTCTCCTAACACCCCCTGCAACTCCTGTAATTTCTAGTCCCACCTCAGAACCTACTCTTCCCAAGTTAAAAAGTATAGTTTACAACAGtctagaaagaaaaccaaaaaaacacgGAAAGAGAGACAGGCGAGTAACATGGCACGACTCGGTGGATGGACACTGTTCAGATTCAGTTAGTGTGGAGAGGCCAGATCCTTCCCAGGTCCAAGCAAACTCTCCAGCTTCCACAAAACTCTCCCTAGGCTCCTCTTCTATCTTCTCATATCAATGTTCAGGTAGTCCAGAAGGGGGTGGATCTCCCGTTTGTGCCCCTGACCACAAGACTTTCAATATACAGGAGGGAAAAGGAGGGAAATATCGCTCCTTCTCATCCGACTGTGCTGAGATAGTTACCAGAGAGTATGACAAAATCAAGCACGCAGTTGGTGATACCATTATCTCTGACCAGGGCAAACACTGCCCAAGTACAACCAGGCAGGAACGTGGGCTGTCAGTGGAGTCTGGCACAGTTCAGTGTTGTTACTCCACTCCCCTATCCCTCCCTCTTGACTTCCCAAGTGGTTATAAACACCGCTATAGCACTCCACCTTACTCTACACTTATGTCTACCAGGCAGACACAGGGAGAGTCGAAGACCTCACCACAGACCACCCAACCCTCTCTGTCAACTCATACACCACAGCCCTCATCAAATGCTGACCAGTATGTGTCCAAGTGTAAACCTCCTTTGTCGCCAGTCAGGCCATCCCAGATATTTTCAATTCCCATTCTAAGTGGAACTGCCCAGCAAGGGAGCTCAAAAGGCAATCTTTCAGACACTGGTGGGGTCAACCGTAATACCCTTCAGGACCACACCCAGGATCAACCAAATAGCCAGATTCAGCTTCTTGACAACAGGATTCATATCACCTCACAGTCTCTAAAAGAAGATGAGAAACATACCTTTTCTTCAACCTATGTAACAGAAACACTGGTGTACAGAATCAAATCTAAAGCAGACACAGCTACAGAAGCCCTAAAGAACACCAAACCTACATCTtcacaacacaacacaaacacTTTTGTTTCTGTGGAGACCAAGTTTAATCAACAGCCACATTCAGCGCAGAGCAAGGCAGCAGTTGAACAGTCGTGCAGGCTTTCTGATCAGATCCCCACTGATGGCAGACCAACAAAGAGTGAACCTAGTCTCGATGAACCCAATAACACAAGCATGAAGGAGAGTGTGCTGAGCAAAAATAGGTTTTGTTCAGTTGAGGTTAATAATGAACAAAGTCCTAAGAAAAGCCGATTTGGTATAAAGAGAAGCATAAGCACACCAAGCTCAAGTTTATCAAGGTCAGAATCAGAGAGGGTCACCAAGAGTTACAACAAAATGGACCAAATGTTCAacaaactgaagcaaaaatTTAACTCCAGACGAACCGAGGATGATTTGTCCTTCCCGTGGAAGTGGAAGCGAACTTCCCAAACACCTTCTATCAGTGGATCAAGTGACAAAAGCAGTGTCAGCGATGTCAGCGCAGACAGTACCAAAACTCTGGAGGACCGAACACAGGAGAAAGAGATGGCGCTGAAAGACAATGCAATGAAAACAGAGGACACAAAAAGACAAATTGACAATAGATACATTCTAATACCAGCATTGTCTGTTGGagaaacaaaggcagataatgaTTTGTCTATTTGGTCAGAAAGTGCTGTTCAAGAAACTGACCCAAATTATTGTGCTGCACAGCAAAGTAAACTGACAGTCCATGGACCGGTTGAACAGTTTGACCTGTATGCAAACAGTGGGACAAAGCGTACAGCTACAAGCCTCTCCTGTTCAGATCATAGTGTTGATGGGAACCTCAGTCCTAATGCGGCTTATCCAAGTCAGTGCAAGAAGTCTACACCCAGCCCCAGGAGTCCCTTCTCACcgttttcctctctttcacctGTTTCACCATTTTCCACTGCAGAAATGTCTGATGACAACGTATTCTACAGCCCAAAGCTTCAGCGCCGCAGGGAATCCTTGTCTCCATTCGAGCCCGGAGAAGGAATCAGATTAGGAGTCTCAAGAAGGAGCCGGGCATCTACTGGTCCTCCCACTCCAAGCCCAGGAAAGGAGAAGGAACCTTTTACGTCCTCGTATGCAGATTTAAAGTATGGCATTGAACCAGGCAGATCGTTTTCTGTCAGCTCCGTGCTTTCCAGTCGACCTCCACGGCCTGGACGGATTTCTACTGGAACCAGATTCATGAGCGTGGGTGATCTTTCCCAGCCTGCTCTGTCTTGTGCAAGTAATAGCAGTGAGTTGCATCGGTGGTCCATTACACCTGCTGAGGTGGGACAGTTTTATACCCAGCCTGATCATGATTCTCACATGTCGCATTTCCCCTATGATGAAGGGAGGCGATCCAGATCTCTTCCTCGATCATTGACTCAGTGCTTGGCAAAGTGGAGCTCAGGAGTGCCCCCTTCTCAGTCTAGCACTGGGACTCCCTCAAAGCCAGGTCTTATTCGAAGACCCAGCATAAACATCTGTCACTTTTCGTGGGATACAGAGGGTCCACTGACGCCTCCTCCAACACCTCCCCTCTCACCAGTAATCAGACGCATGTCCAAACCTCCCAGTCTCCCCTCTCCCACCTTTCCCAGCTCACCAGAGGCAGTGCAACAAGCAGACAGCCAGTCTTCCAGAGCGCATCGACCCTCCAGGGACTATGTGTCCAGCCTGGACACTTTCGAGGAATCCTCAGACAGCAGCTCTGACACAACAACAGATGATGAATATTACATAGACTCAGAGGAGGATGGAGGAAAGGAGACAGAGCTGTGAAAGGAGTCCAGACAAGAACAAGAATCATGAAACTTGTTGAAAAGAGACTGGCAagtcttttcattttgttttttataatgaatctttctcctgtttttgtttattctatAACAAAAAAGACACGAGGGTAGCTGGGAAAAAGAGGCACTCTGCTTGATCTGCTTCTTCAAACTTGTGTTTGCAGTCATGGTAGGAAGGCGGGATCCTGCATGAGCAAGCCTGACTTAATCAGCATAGTTTAGATACAATGTACATACAGTATATTGTATTTGAATGCAGCTCTGCAAGTTAGAAATCCCAAATAATGattgattttaacatttatagtGTTGTGGCATGGTTGAGGTGTCCGGTACTTGTAAGTATACATGTGgttattttaaaagaacaaaGCACTTTGTAAGGTTTGGCTTTTGGCACAAACTCTGTCTTCAGCTTTGCATTTCATTCTGCAAGTTGACAGCAAGTACAAAAGTTATGTATATAATATGCTGTCATATGAGGTTTCAAGATCTATTGTGTTTATCATTGAAGGGAGTAGAATCTGAAATGTCTGTAAATATGAGAATTGTCCACTGGAGTTTATTTCATTAATATCTTCCGTCTAACATTCTGCTCTTATTTGCACAATGACAATCCTAAATCCTAATATgtctgttttataaataaatttgacttttcTAACAAAGCTTTTTGGCTTTCCCTGTGTTATTCATGTCCATTTCTTGTCTGTCTTTTAAATTCCATTTACAGGCAATAAAGTTAAATTTGTattgaaagcaaaagaaataacGCCTCAGGCACCATTCTTCTTCGTGGGTTTCTCCCTAACCAGATGAATGAGTTCCTGAGTGCCATCTACTTTTAATAGTCTGTACTGTAGGTACCATCCAAAAGCCTCACAACCTACAGCTGGATGCTTCATGTTGACTTTAGTTGTGGCAATCAGTACATTGCTGAGGCAATGGTTAGATAAATCATCCTTTGACCAGCATGGTGTATCTATACTCCATGAGTTTTCTGGCAGCGTACTTTGTGACTTGACCTAAGATGATTTGACACCAAGGCAACACAATTCTGCTTCAGATTTTCAAGTCATGACATCATCTGGGATGGGCATTGCTGCTTCACAGTGTAGGTCATCATCCTGAATGCACTgctttcacatctgtttttctacattctcatattttatatttagctCCCAGTGAGCCATGTTCTATTGTCCTTTATTATCTTGGTAATAGTTGATCAGACTTTCCAAAGGCTGTCAAGTGTTTCCTTTAGGAATTGTAAGTTTAATTCAGTTAAGTCCGTTCTCATGATCACCCTCAGAGAAATAGATTTTGTTTCTCAGTCTGAAAACATACAGGAACTAATACTTCTTTGCAAATTGAATGTTGCAATGTAAATTTGACAATAGATCTAAATGCTTATTTTATGCTTGCCTATTCTAAGTCAGACAAAATAAGTAAATAGTagcaaatgttcaaaatgaAGACTTTAAAAAGCCCATTATGCAAATTCTGGTGGAAATCTCCAACGCTGCCCTCTAATGGACTAATATGTTACAGTCAGATGCAGTCCAGTTTTTCCTATTTACTGTTTGTCATCATAATATTTTTAGCTGCAACATTTTCCATAGGTTCATGTTACTGTTCTGTTCAAACGTTTGCATACACTCATCATAGGCATAATTAGTTAAAGGCTTTTAGCTATTTAACTGAACTGCTCTTTTTCCAGGTTGGAGTGGTAATACAACAAACGGCTTCCACTTTGATCACACTTCTTCACAGTTTTGATAGGCCTTATTTTAATGGGTTAGCTTCCTTGCTCTGACATGGCTTTAAGCTTAATTTAACCAAACCagccccatagcatgatgctaccatcaCCATGTTCTACAGTTGATTCGGCATTCTTAGCCTTGCCGAACCTCCTCCAAACATTCTTCTTGTCAATGTAGTCAAAAAGCTCAATCTTTGCTTCATCTTAAGTTTCAGTTTAGCATAAAGATGCTAGATTAAGAACTGGAGCTTCTTCCTTTGCTGGCACCCCCACGCTGATGTTTAACTTGTTTTACTGTAGATGGTGATACTGGTGTTTGCTTTGACCAGTTTATGGAACGCTTGAGACAGTaattccaaacatacatcaaaactggttttataTCGGATAAAGGTTAACATTAACATTGTCAGTTGCTTCATTTTCtagttcattagttttcctcctgTCTAAATCAAGCTGCCTGCAGCCATCCTCTTACAGCTCATCCCCAGCTGCATAGTCAGCTGCTCATGTCAGCAGTCCATCAGAGCTGCCTCCTGTGAGTAGCCAAATTCTCAGAAACGACACCAagattaaattgttttatccATAAACAAGATACATCAGTTTTGTAGAGGTATGAAAGAcatcttgcttttcttttttagggCTGCTGTTATCCACCgatatatttaaatgaaacaacAGAGACTGGTGGTGCATGCATATCtcatttattctttattctgcTCATGTTGCATGGAGGATAAAGAACAACTGCATTGCTACATCTAAACTACATGTATGCATATGAACTCAGATACCGGCTTCACTCTTCATCGTGTGATttctgtaaaattaaaagaagaagACATCACCTTTTGCAAATTGATTAAAAGCAGCGATTTTTGGTGCGAAACAATGACACGCTTCCACACCTTAGCTCCGGGGTCTCGACTCTTTGCTCTCAACTTGTTGACCTGAGACTCTGCGATGTCAGCCCTCTCCTCCGCCTCCTCCAGCTCGTGCTGTAACTTGCGCAGCTTGCTCAGGTTTACGTTGGACTGTTCCTCCTGACAAATTCAGATCAGGGTGGTTTTTATACAGTCCTACCAGcatatgaaaacatgaaaaaaaaactttgagctGCAGTGTTTTAGCTTACAGCTTCCTCTGCAGCCCTCTTGTAGGATTTCACTTTCATCTGAAGTTTATCCACCAGATCCTGCAGACGGGTCAGGTTCTTTTTGTCTTCCTCGGTCTGTTTAATATGCAGATCATATTATTAATTAGGCATAAACTTTAACATTTGATGACTGTTTAACACAGTGAGGGAGTGACCTGGTAGGTGAGCTCCTTGATGCGTCTCTCATACTTGCGGACCCCTTTGACAGCGTCACTGCCTTTTCTTTGTTCCATGTCTATCTCACTTTCCAACTCTctgaccttaaaaaaaaaaagaaaaaacaaggatGTTACATTTGTAGAAACATAAAAGTCACGGAGCGATGTATTtctcagcagcactgtgagggtTGGAGATATTTACCCTGGCTTCCAGCTTCTGGACCTGCTTCTTGCCACCCTTCATAGCTATTTGCTCCGCCTCATCAAGGCGATGCTGCAGGTCTTTGATGGTTTGCtccatgtttttcttcatgcGCTCCAAGTGGGCACTGGTGTCCTGCTCCTTCTTCAACTCCTCCGCCATCATGGCTGCATCAGTGATGGCCTTCTTGGCCTTCTCCTCTGCGTTTCTGCACTCCTGCACGGCCTCCTCAGCCTCATTCTGAAGCTGGCCGATGTCTCCCTCaagcttcttcttctgattCAGCAGGCTGGTGTTCTAGAAGATCACGACAgaatggtagcatgagacaccAGCCAGTGGTACTTCTTATTTGAATGGCACATTGGGCAAACTCATTCTTCTGAACCGCTCAAATCCCACTGTCCCACACCTCTACTAGCCTTAGAAGAGAGATAGATAGTGTTAGGAATCCCAGATGTGGAATTTTAAAAGAAGCAACCCCTATCGGCTTCCCTGTTTGAGGTTTCAATGCTGAAGCCCAGTattcacaagaaaaaaagaaaactatgcTGTGGAACAGAGGCGCAGGGTCAGAGATCAgtcatctgtctgctgtgtagAGACCCCCAGTCCAAGTGCTTCAATCCCTCCTGGCACAAGTTGAGGCAAAAGAGAGAGTGTATTGGTGCGAGTGGGCCTCCATGTAGGAGAGTAATTTTTTGTTTGGTAAGTGACCTTTACTCTAACAATATAACTTTCTAGTTTACAGTCAGggaatctggaataaactgttTCTCCCTTGCTAGAAAAAGTGCAGTATCCTGACTTCACTCTTTCTCTTTTCACTTTTCATATATTAGAGGGTCTAACCTTGGAGTAGCCTTTAGCAATGAAAAATCCCAACCCCTCGACTAAACTTGATTGGGATTAATGCCCAGCTAGCATTTGTAGAATCTCTGGTGAAGGATAAGTGGGTGGCAACTGCCAGGCTACTTACCTACCTGCCGGGCAAGTAAGCAACAGAAAACCTGTTTGCAGGTAAAAACCCTTCTTGGAGCACTCATGACACCTCCTGTTCTGTGCCACCCTGGGTGGAGACCCCAATTCATAAACTGACCCTGATACTAACCTGGGTACAGGTATGTTTGCAGGTGTACCTGTGAGTGCAACAGCTGAACTCTCTCGCTGACATCCAGCAGTTCCTGCTCTGCCAGCTTGCGACCTCTCTCCGTTTGCTCCACCAGAGATCTCAGCTCATCAAGCTCCGCCTGCAGCAAATTGTTGCGTCTCTCCACAATAGCAATGTTCTCCTTCAGATCATCATTGCTACGGAGAGCATCATCCAGCTGCAGCTGTGAGTCCTGTCATGacgaaaaatgtatttattctatTTGATTTTCATTGACAAGTAAAGACCCCAAAATGGAAACTGAAGTTGTGATGTTAGGTTTCACCTTTAGGTGGGCATGAACTCCCTTGAGCTGCTTCTGGGCCTCTGATGCCTGCCTATTGGCCTGGCTCAGTTGGATCTCCATTTCATTGAGATCTCCTTCCATCTTCTTCTTCAGCCTGAGAGCTTCATTTCTGCTGCGAGTCTCCGCCTCCAGGGAGCTCTGCAGGGTGTCCACCACCCTATGTTGGTTCCTCTTGGCCTGCTCCATCTCCTCGTCCTTCTCAGCCAGCTTACGCTCAATGTCCGCCTTCACCTGATTGAACTCCAGCTGGGTTCGAAGGATCTTACCTTCCTCATGCTCGAGGGAACCCTGCCCCATAAACAGAAAATGAGTGGGCTTCCTACACAGCATCATGTTGGGCTAAATGCATGAAAATTTCGACATTTTATCACCTCTGCTTCCTCCAGAGCAGTTTGTATCTCGGCTTTCTCTTGCTCCAACTGTTTACGGATCTTCTCCAACTCATGGATGTTCTTTCCTCCCTCACCCAGTTGCTCAGTCAGGTCAGAAATTTCCTCTGTTTTAGGCGAAATCATTCAGTTTTCCATCCTCCAACCATAAAGTATTTGTTGTGAAAGCTCAGTCATCATAGCAAGGGGTCTACTTACCTTGAAGATTCTTGTTTTCACGTTTCAGGGTCTCCAGATGATCCAGAGATTCTTCATAGGAGTTCTTTAGTTTAAACAGCTCAGTGCTGAGAGAACGTGCCTCTTTCTGAGCACTTTCCAACTCCATCTGAGACTCCTCATACTTCTGCTTCCACTCAGCAAGGACCTGCAAGCATACCatgtaacaatttttttcagcaaGTTCTTCTTTTTCCCAACTACAAATGTTTCTCTGATGTGTTATCACCTTGTCaaagtttctttgtttcttgtcCAAAGCTGCAGCAGCCGCATTAGATCTTTCCACATCCACCATAAGATCCTCAATTTCCCCCTGAAgcctgtgtttggttttctccaggGAGGAGCATTTAGCATTCACAGCTTCAACAGCTTCCTCAGCCTCCTGCAAGCGTTGAGCTAGCTTTTTCCTAAAAGCAAAGTtgtaataaagcaataaatctTTGCCACCAAAAAAGTGAAATTCAGAGAACACATTTTTTTGCCAAAAGAGGTAAGGAAGGTAAGTCCTTACTTTGCTTCTTCCAGCTCCTCAGTCCTTTGGATGGCATCAGTTTCGTACTTGGTTCTCCACTGAGCCACCTCGGAGTTGGCCTTGGATAAGCTGCGCTGCAACTCAGCTTTGGCTTCCTGCTCCTCCTCAAACTGCTCCCTCAACAGATCGCAGTCATGGCGAGCAGACTGCACTGCATGGGCAAGTGCATTCTTGGCCTTTAAAAAATTAACATAAAATTAAGTTTTCTTGCTGGTTGACATTTTGCTATAAAAGCAGCACTTCTTGAAATCGTACTTACCTTgatctcctcctccagctgtcTCTTGAGGTCTTCAACCTGCTGAGTATAGGACAGCTTTCCTCGGGTTAGCTGGGAGACCAAAGAGTCTTTTTCCTCCATCTGCCGGACAAGCTCCCCTGTAACACAAAGGTTCAGTCTGTAGATTGTCCTATCTTCATTGACCATAGTACTGAGGCGCTAATATTCTGTggtttttaaatgtcagtaaagGCTAACAATTTTATTTCAGTGTACTTTGTTACCATTTTCAGTTTGTAGCTTTGCTTTATGCGTGGTGAAGTCACTAATGGTACGCTGGGCCTCCTCCGCTTTCGTCCTGTATTCAGACACCTGATCCTCCAGGGTGCGGCACATTTTCTCCAGGTTggtctaaaggaaaacattaataaggTGTCAAATTTACCGTATCTGTAGAAAAAATGGTGCCGGCAATTTCTATTTTTacagttcattttaatttttgcttttttgtgtcgctacaaataaaataaatgtggtgttgatgacTTTTAGCTTATCAGAAAACTGCTAGAAAAGTTTTCTTGAAAATACAAATGTTAGCAAGCACTAAAGACTACTTACACAAAAGTGAAAAAGCactaaatataaaaagtatGTTCTGTTTAGCACTTGACTGAGTTAGCTTTGCTATATTTACTGCAAATTAGCACAAACATGCAATACAGTAGTACAGGTGCATAGCAATGTGTTATGCAGGTAGAAGCCACAGTATGTGTTTGTTGGCCCAATGTGGAATTTGTTCAGACTGGATGGGTATTAAGTGGGTCTGGGCTCTCAGTGGTCCTCTTATATAGGACACCCTTGGGTTGACCTAATACAACCCATATTGGGAAAACCAGTAGGGTATAAAGTCTTGGCCCATTTTCTTTGCATAGAGGCCCCACAGTCCTATCTGGAACAATGTCTAGCTGAGTTTCTAAAGTACCAATTCTAAAATTGACAAGTTTTTCAAATACTGTTGTAAATTAATTGTATTACtctgtaataaaataaagagatgtCAGTCATCTAGCATCCGGTTTTCTAAAATGCATATAGTTTTGTTGGAGCATCTTACTTTAACTTTGGCAATTTGCTCCACATTGGAGATCACATCGTCCAGCTCCAGCTTGAGTTCACTCTTCTCCTTCTCCAGCTTCTGCTTGACCCTCTGCAGGTTGTCGATCTGCTCTCCCAGGTCGGCTATGCTGTCTGCGTTCTTTTTTCTCAGTGTAGCGGTGGTGGCTTCATGCTGCAGAGTGGTCTCTTCGAGTTCTCGGCGCATCTTCTGAAACTCGGCCTCCCTCTTCTTGTTTAGCTCGATCTGGGCTCCGGTGGCTCCTCCAGCCTCCTCTAGCCTCTCACTGATTTCCTCCAGCTCCCTGGACAAATCAGCTCTTTGCTTCTCCACTTTGGCCCGGGCAGCTCTTTCAGCCTCCAGTTCCTCCTCAAGCTCTTCGATTCGGGCCTTGATGAAAATCACCAGATTTTTAGGAGTAGGattaataaagagaaaatgaaaCACTACATGATGATGAACTTACCTGTAGCTCCTTCAGTTTTTTCTGAAGTTGAGCACCCATTGCCTGCTCATCTTCAATTTTACTGAGTTGCTGGCTAATTTCAAAATCTTTCCTGCATTCAGAGACATAAAAGCTTTACTTTACCTGCCATCAAATCACAGCTGCTACTTTGTAAagtgatttttactttttaagtttTTCCTCTAGCTGCTGTTTGTCGTTCTCCAGATCCATCACATTTTCTTGGGTCAACTTTAAGTCCCCTTCCAACTTTCTCTTGGCTCTTTCCAGATCCATTCTCACTTTTTTCTCCTGCTCCAGTGATCCTTCAAgctaaataaacatttcaaacaatTACTTCACAAACGTATTTCTAGATCATGGCCATATTTTTCAACGCAGTGATAATTGTGAGAACTCACGTCATCGACTTGCTGTTCCAGCTTGACTTTGGCCTTGGTCAGAGTGTTGACTTTGTCCTCCTCACTCTGCAAGTCATCCAGTGTTTGCTGATGAGCCTCCTGAAGCGCTTTCTTCTCTTTGGTCAACTTAGCAATGATTTCATCCAAAGCTGCCATCTCTTCTGTCAGGTTTTTCACCTTAGGCAACACATAACAGACTACTGTCTAGACGGTAACTATTCCCAAAGATAAACTGCGAGTCAAGGTCGAAGGTCAATGATCCGTcagtttaaatgaaatataCCTTGTTCTCAGTGGCATGCTTTTCCTTTTCCACTTTAGCCAGAGTCAGCTCCAGATCATCAATGTCTTTCTTGAGCTCTGAACATTCATCCTCAAGCTTCCTCTTTTTGGCAGTCAACTCTGCATTCatttcctcctcatcctccagTCTCTCTGTCAGCTCTTTCGCTTTGGCCTCCAGCTGGATTTTGCTTTTGATCAGACCTTCACATCGCTCCTCAGCATCTGTAAGATTGTCTTGCTCCTACAGACAGGATATTTAACCAGCATTGAATTCTATAGTAGCTCTCTGTACTTGtgag encodes the following:
- the LOC124857960 gene encoding myosin-6-like — encoded protein: MSCDALMAEFGTAASFLRKSDMERLEAQTRPFDMKKACFVHDPEVEYVKATVTSRDGDKVTVETETGKTVTVKDVDVHPQNPPKFDKIEDMAMFTFLHEPAVLFNLKERYAAWMIYTYSGLFCVTVNPYKWLPVYDKSVVNAYRGKKRSEAPPHIYSISDNAYQYMLSDRENQSILITGESGAGKTVNTKRVIQYFASIAAVSGKKDPSQEKKGTLEDQIIQANPALEAFGNAKTIRNDNSSRFGKFIRIHFGVSGKLASADIETYLLEKSRVTYQLKAERDYHIFYQILSQKMPELLDMLLITNNPYDYAYISQGETTVASIVDADELMATDEAFDVLGFTQEEKNGIYKLTGAIMHYGNMKFKQKQREEQAEPDGTEDVDKVAYLMGLNSADVIKGLCHPRVKVGNEWVTKGQSVQQVYYSIGALAKSVYEKMFLWMVVRINQSLETKQPRQYFIGVLDIAGFEIFDYNTFEQLCINYTNEKLQQFFNHHMFVLEQEEYKKEGIIWEFIDFGMDLAACIELIEKPMGIMSILEEECMFPKASDATFKAKLYDNHLGKSPNFQKPRVVKGKPEAHFSLVHYAGTVDYNISNWLVKNKDPLNETVVGLFQKSNLKLLSMLFAGYASADSAQDAGGKGGKGGKKKGSSFQTVSALHRENLNKLMTNLRSTHPHFVRCIIPNETKTPGAMENPLVMHQLRCNGVLEGIRICRKGFPNRIQYGDFKQRYRILNPSAIPEGQFIDNKKAAEKLLGSLDIDHEQYKLGHTKVFFKAGLLGLLEEMRDDRLALIITGIQARSRGLLARIEFQKIVERRDALLVMQWNIRAFMGVKNWPWMKMFFKIKPLLKSAETEKEMANMKEEFTKLKEAYAKSEARKKELEEKMVSLLQEKNDLQLQFQSEQDNLTDAEERCEGLIKSKIQLEAKAKELTERLEDEEEMNAELTAKKRKLEDECSELKKDIDDLELTLAKVEKEKHATENKVKNLTEEMAALDEIIAKLTKEKKALQEAHQQTLDDLQSEEDKVNTLTKAKVKLEQQVDDLEGSLEQEKKVRMDLERAKRKLEGDLKLTQENVMDLENDKQQLEEKLKKKDFEISQQLSKIEDEQAMGAQLQKKLKELQARIEELEEELEAERAARAKVEKQRADLSRELEEISERLEEAGGATGAQIELNKKREAEFQKMRRELEETTLQHEATTATLRKKNADSIADLGEQIDNLQRVKQKLEKEKSELKLELDDVISNVEQIAKVKTNLEKMCRTLEDQVSEYRTKAEEAQRTISDFTTHKAKLQTENGELVRQMEEKDSLVSQLTRGKLSYTQQVEDLKRQLEEEIKAKNALAHAVQSARHDCDLLREQFEEEQEAKAELQRSLSKANSEVAQWRTKYETDAIQRTEELEEAKKKLAQRLQEAEEAVEAVNAKCSSLEKTKHRLQGEIEDLMVDVERSNAAAAALDKKQRNFDKVLAEWKQKYEESQMELESAQKEARSLSTELFKLKNSYEESLDHLETLKRENKNLQEEISDLTEQLGEGGKNIHELEKIRKQLEQEKAEIQTALEEAEGSLEHEEGKILRTQLEFNQVKADIERKLAEKDEEMEQAKRNQHRVVDTLQSSLEAETRSRNEALRLKKKMEGDLNEMEIQLSQANRQASEAQKQLKGVHAHLKDSQLQLDDALRSNDDLKENIAIVERRNNLLQAELDELRSLVEQTERGRKLAEQELLDVSERVQLLHSQNTSLLNQKKKLEGDIGQLQNEAEEAVQECRNAEEKAKKAITDAAMMAEELKKEQDTSAHLERMKKNMEQTIKDLQHRLDEAEQIAMKGGKKQVQKLEARVRELESEIDMEQRKGSDAVKGVRKYERRIKELTYQTEEDKKNLTRLQDLVDKLQMKVKSYKRAAEEAEEQSNVNLSKLRKLQHELEEAEERADIAESQVNKLRAKSRDPGAKKSHDEE